The Montipora foliosa isolate CH-2021 chromosome 14, ASM3666993v2, whole genome shotgun sequence genome window below encodes:
- the LOC137985215 gene encoding glycogenin-1-like has translation MEGSHPQKTEKGSRRAVCFLAFVPTTIFLIMLVVWRPLLLPYFFRYVRLIVSEVASDHQRFLDNEVQLASKEWRLYQLETKYGQQWCKENVETRSDVTWLTVVVNDAFIVPTLVLGHSITTFSCQKKMIAFISEDLSEGSVKALQGVGWETRLVEEMDCNWLDDKIGGDRNSGVFGKPRGKRIRGTHTRFHAWNYTEFSKIIYVDADVMLMSNIDELFDIPDDFGATPCARPGAIDPCFNAGLMVFRPDSNHYNQIMETWFETTKRDTCIHDQDLLTIYFVDAGNWKALPYSYNVRISLFRPMKTFHFACCRPPKPWSAICRPSRKEAEDFDGPITDVDQMGLLFWKNFYELLEKYKLELWWKSTQFFRPQQEFGNMLFAECWRQIRAAKY, from the coding sequence ATGGAGGGGAGTCACCcacaaaagacagaaaagggATCGCGTCGAGCAGTTTGCTTTCTAGCTTTTGTTCCAACAACGATTTTCTTGATAATGCTTGTTGTATGGAGACCACTCTTGCTGCCATATTTTTTCAGATACGTCAGGTTGATTGTTTCAGAAGTTGCAAGTGATCACCAGAGATTCTTAGACAACGAGGTACAATTGGCCTCGAAAGAATGGCGATTGTACCAGTTGGAGACTAAATATGGCCAGCAGTGGTGCAAGGAAAACGTCGAAACAAGAAGCGATGTAACATGGCTTACAGTGGTGGTAAACGATGCATTTATTGTACCAACTTTGGTATTAGGTCACTCTATAACCACATTTTCATGTCAAAAGAAGATGATTGCATTTATTTCTGAGGATCTTAGCGAGGGCTCAGTGAAAGCTCTTCAGGGTGTTGGCTGGGAAACTCGCTTAGTGGAAGAAATGGACTGCAACTGGCTGGATGACAAAATTGGTGGCGATCGAAACAGTGGTGTTTTCGGAAAGCCTCGTGGAAAAAGAATAAGAGGAACGCATACACGTTTCCATGCATGGAATTACACAGAATTTTCCAAGATCATTTATGTTGATGCAGATGTTATGTTAATGAGTAATATTGACGAGTTATTTGACATTCCTGATGACTTCGGGGCAACGCCTTGTGCTAGACCGGGTGCAATCGATCCTTGCTTCAATGCAGGGCTTATGGTGTTTCGACCGGATAGCAACCATTACAACCAAATTATGGAAACCTGGTTTGAAACCACCAAAAGAGATACTTGCATTCATGATCAAGACTTGCTAACCATATATTTTGTTGATGCTGGTAACTGGAAAGCCTTACCCTATTCATACAATGTCAGAATTTCTCTTTTTCGGCCCATGAAGACTTTTCATTTTGCATGCTGCCGACCTCCCAAACCATGGTCAGCCATTTGCCGCCCAAGCAGAAAAGAGGCAGAAGATTTTGACGGGCCAATCACAGATGTGGACCAGATGGGACTACTTTTCTGGAAGAATTTCTATGAACTTTTGGAAAAATACAAGTTAGAACTGTGGTGGAAATCAACACAGTTTTTCAGGCCACAGCAAGAATTTGGAAACATGCTTTTTGCTGAATGCTGGAGGCAAATACGTGCAGCAAAATACTAG
- the LOC137984684 gene encoding dnaJ homolog subfamily C member 10-like: MSCYFKNKSSLRLSRMNSHLLFTLFLTFLCHVVFSEDYYELLGISRDASNKEIRKAFKKLALKLHPDKNTEDPQAHEKFTAINKAYEVLKDEELRKKYDVYGEDGLKDDHFGGGHYQSWNYFNEEFGIYDDDPEIITLGYSDFEVSVEGSDDIWFINFYSPFCSHCHDLAPTWREVARELEGVIRIGAVNCQEEWNLCRRQGIQSYPSLVLYPTHEFHRGSRSTKALVQFILDSLEVNLYDLWDGNFQNEISQSDHPWLIDFCAPGEDCLTQDTRIKLSAILDNLVNIGTIDCGKNAHLCQEVGYHGNLVYFIADVGPEKGEVIDSLETKEIVSLVLKKLPDPVTVDLPAFEEIKKNLAAATELPWVLHFDRGPMDNLEIRKLPAFTSDINVGHVDCSKEQEICQQVHVRKYPMIALFKSHGHYEWHHGRFTAHDIAVFAKESASSSVQTLGPEDFPAKISQPDLPFFVDFFAPWCPPCMRLLPEYRKAARSFEDSEVGFGTVDCTIHANLCHMYNIRSYPTTILYNNSIPHQFTGHHTAADLVEFVENTLNPTVVQLTPETFQSLVAERKSGETWLVDFFAPWCGPCNELTPEWNKLAKQMKDDAGVGSVDCQKFRRFCQQQGVNSYPTIRLYPHNSQGGYRYVSHRGWRDVHSLYSWAFQHLPSMVTQFSYNSFLENVLGSEDAWIIDFFAPWCGHCIQFAPDFEKAAKLLDGRVKAGKVDCEQDYHLCSEANVRAYPTVRLYLGSPGKGMTQPVNGHMNIESQDPQQIHNLAVKALEDYRADLEEENQGTRTHKKGKTKGKKKNKGKPDHDEF, translated from the exons ATGTCatgttatttcaaaaataaatcATCGCTTCGGCTTTCAAGAATGAATTCACATCTGTTATTTAccttatttttaacttttttatgcCACGTTGTGTTTTCCGAAGACTACTACGAATTATTAGGGATCTCAAGGGATGCAAGCAACAAAGAAATCCGAAAAGCCTTTAAAAAATTAGCGCTTAAACTTCATCCTGACAAAAATACG GAGGATCCGCAAGCTCATGAAAAGTTTACAGCAATTAATAAAGCATATGAAGTTTTAAAAG ATGAAGAGTTGCGTAAAAAATATGATGTGTATGGTGAAGATGGTTTGAAAGATGACCACTTTGGAGGAGGACACTACCAAAGCTGGAACTATTTTAATGAAGAATTTG GAATATATGATGATGATCCAGAGATTATAACCTTAGGGTATTCAGATTTTG AGGTTTCAGTGGAGGGAAGTGATGACATTTGGTTTATCAACTTTTATTCGCCATTTTGTTCTCACTGCCATGACTTGGCGCCAACA TGGCGAGAAGTTGCTCGAGAGCTTGAGGGTGTCATCAGAATTGGTGCTGTCAATTGCCAAGAAGAGTGGAACTTATGCCGGCGACAAGGAATACAGAGTTATCCATCACTTGTACTTTACCCTACA CATGAATTTCATCGAGGGTCAAGAAGCACAAAAGCACTTGTCCAGTTTATTCTGGATTCTCTAGAGGTCAACTTGTATGATCTTTGGGATG gtaattttcaaaatgaaataagCCAAAGTGACCACCCTTGGCTTATTGATTTTTGTGCTCCTGGAGAAG ATTGCCTTACTCAAGACACAAGAATAAAACTTTCTGCTATTTTG gATAATTTGGTGAACATTGGCACTATAGATTGTGGAAAAAATGCACATTTGTGTCAAGAGGTCGGCTATCACGGCAATCTGGTTTATTTTATAGCTGATGTTGGGCCTGAGAAAGGCGAG GTAATTGATAgtttggaaacaaaagaaatcgttAGTTTGGTTTTGAAGAAATTACCTGATCCTGTGACTGTTGACCTTCCAGCATTTGAG GAAATAAAGAAGAACCTTGCCGCCGCTACTGAGTTGCCGTGGGTTTTACATTTTGACCGAGGTCCAATGGACAACTTAGAGATAAGAAAACTCCCAGCATTCACTTCAGATATTAAT gttGGTCATGTTGATTGCAGTAAAGAACAAGAAATCTGCCAACAGGTGCATGTTAGGAAGTATCCAATGATAGCTCTTTTCAAATCACATGGACACTATGAATGGCATCATG GTCGCTTTACTGCTCATGACATTGCTGTGTTTGCTAAGGAAAGTGCATCCTCCAGTGTGCAAACCTTAGGTCCTGAAGATTTTCCAGCAAAAATATCGCAACCTGATCTGCCATTCTTTGTGGATTTCTTTGCCCCA tGGTGCCCCCCGTGCATGCGTTTGTTACCTGAATACAGAAAAGCAGCACGTTCATTTGAAGACAGTGAAGTTGGTTTTGGGACTGTAGACTGTACAATACATGCGAACTtatgccatatg taCAATATCCGCTCATATCCAACCACAATCTTGTATAATAACAGCATCCCTCATCAGTTCACTGGGCACCACACAGCTGCTGATttggttgaatttgttgag AATACACTTAACCCTACTGTTGTACAGTTGACACCCGAAACATTCCAATCCCTTGTGGCAGAGAGAAAGTCGGGTGAAACGTGGCTGGTTGATTTCTTTGCGCCTTGGTGTGGTCCCTGTAATGAACTGACTCCTGAATGGAACAAACTGGCTAAG CAAATGAAGGACGACGCTGGTGTTGGTTCAGTTGACTGTCAAAAGTTTCGACGGTTCTGCCAGCAGCAAGGAGTTAATTCCTATCCTACAATCCGTTTGTACCCTCACAATAGCCAGGGAGGGTATCGCTACGT GAGTCACCGTGGATGGCGTGATGTCCATTCTTTGTACAGCTGGGCCTTTCAACACCTTCCTTCAATGGTCACGCAGTTCAGTTACAATTCATTTCTTGAAAATGTTCTGGGCAGTGAAGATGCTTGGATTATCGATTTCTTCGCTCCTTGGTGCGGGCACTGTATTCAGTTTGCTCCTGACTTCGAAAAAGCAGCAAAG TTGTTGGACGGGCGTGTCAAAGCAGGAAAAGTTGATTGTGAACAGGATTACCATCTGTGTTCTGAAGCCAATGTGCGAGCTTACCCCACTGTTAGGTTGTATCTTGGTTCACCGGGAAAAGGAATGACTCAG CCAGTAAATGGACACATGAACATCGAAAGCCAAGACCCACAGCAAATTCATAACTTAGCAGTAAAAGCATTAGAAGACTACAGAGCGGATTTAGAAGAGGAGAATCAGGGGACCAGAACacacaagaaaggaaaaacaaaaggcaaaaag AAAAACAAGGGCAAACCAGACCACGATGAATTCTAG
- the LOC137985029 gene encoding filamin-A-like, producing the protein MTARRRDMAYPSPKNIIMPMFGYVRVIRRRTLTKWVNVHLYKAGLSIEDVADLIDCVIAAKLVNVLSGSRIAVPIFEPQRKKRQEVGWKNVCSYLSSRGFPPECTDPGNFTQDNIDLLLEFVWNLVLYYLINPLQVMFSQTQGSARDFILSWVRQKLPNRNVTNLDKDWQNGVLICELVNATQTGLIPPKLYADKSNGEGNAKLGMQIAHDAFGIPQVISPFDLASSQLDELSLLTYLALFCKYESLLSGNNKKGVTDLPETRNQEIHCKAYGSGLRSSELGKVAEFVVELNGAKPTDITIAIECKPLQGAGHDDKPDLSVKPLNRNTYCVKYLPARPGDYVISILHCGAHILRSPFYLTVPELNGVHTGKNYHKDPTNGTSSNGTISQNGGHSETSIKSTSSQPCSPIPPSDEKNSPSPAFMVNEPSLRISLNTAEGPGLVAGEVGRIGKFTVVTDNSTKGPLSVCISCPAVSIPVPYVKSTKKDGHTEHDVLYIPTEPGAYEVYIKWGDLSITGSPFKVFINNVSEDAVINGLTRGIDDLGGRGRIRVYYAAMSSNVKVRRDNELLEKFLGEKGISSRSDFDPWIPLDVGMSKLERDKVFSKAGTRCTPMVFANDVFIGNYEDVLIMDKQGLFDRYLK; encoded by the exons ATGACAGCACGCAGACGGGATATGGCATATCCTTCGCCGAAAAATATTATCATGCCCATGTTTGGGTACGTGCGAGTCATTAGACGAAGAACGCTGACGAAATGGGTCAATGTGCACTTGTACAAAGCTGGTTTATCGATTGAAGATGTTGCCGACCTGATAGACTGTGTAATAGCCGCAAAACTAGTGAATGTACTATCGGGAAGTCGTATTGCTGTACCTATATTTGAGCCTCAGAGAAAGAAACGCCAGGAAGTCGGATGGAAGAACGTTTGCAGCTATTTATCAAGCCGTGGTTTTCCTCCAGAATGCACTG ATCCCGGTAATTTCACACAAGATAACATTGACCTTTTACTTGAGTTTGTTTGGAACTTAGTGCTCTATTATCTTATAAATCCTTTACAAGTCATGTTCAGCCAGACGCAAGGATCCGCAAGAGATTTTATTCTTTCCTGGGTGCGTCAAAAGCTTCCCAATAGAAACGTGACAAACCTTGACAAAGACTGGCAAAATGGTGTGTTGATATGTGAACTGGTAAATGCTACTCAGACTGGACTTATTCCTCCAAAACTTTACGCCGATAAATCAAACGGCGAAGGGAATGCGAAACTGGGGATGCAGATTGCGCATGATGCCTTTGGGATACCGCAGGTCATTTCCCCTTTTGATCTAGCGTCGTCTCAATTGGACGAGTTGAGTCTTCTCACATACTTGGCGTTATTTTGCAAGTATGAAAGTCTGCTCAGCGGAAATAATAAAAAGGGCGTGACAGACCTCCCAGAAACTAGGAATCAAGAAATCCATTGCAAAGCGTACGGTTCAGGTCTGAGATCCAGTGAACTTGGAAAAGTTGCGGAGTTTGTGGTAGAATTAAACGGTGCCAAACCCACCGATATCACAATCGCAATTGAATGCAAGCCTCTTCAAGGAGCCGGACATGATGATAAGCCCGACCTTAGCGTAAAACCGCTGAACAGGAACACGTATTGTGTGAAATATTTACCCGCACGACCCGGAGATTACGTCATCAGTATATTGCATTGTGGAGCACACATTCTGAGAAGCCCCTTCTATCTCACTGTTCCTGAGTTGAACGGTGTTCATACTGGAAAGAACTACCACAAAGACCCCACGAATGGTACTTCTTCTAATGGCACAATTAGTCAGAACGGCGGTCACTCTGAAACGTCTATCAAGTCGACGAGCTCGCAGCCGTGTTCCCCAATTCCGCCATCAGATGAAAAGAACTCGCCCTCCCCTGCCTTCATGGTAAATGAACCTTCACTCCGAATTTCCTTGAATACTGCTGAGGGACCAGGCCTTGTTGCAGGAGAGGTCGGTCGCATAGGCAAATTTACAGTTGTCACTGACAACTCAACCAAAGGCCCTTTGAGTGTCTGCATTAGCTGTCCAGCGGTTTCTATTCCCGTGCCTTATGTAAAAAGCACGAAGAAAGATGGCCATACAGAGCACGATGTGTTGTACATACCCACAGAACCAGGCGCTTACGAGGTATACATCAAATGGGGTGACCTGTCCATTACCGGAAGTCCATTCAAAGTTTTCATTAACAACGTTTCGGAAGATGCCGTCATTAACGGGTTGACCCGCGGGATTGACGATCTTGGTGGGCGTGGAAGAATACGGGTGTACTACGCAGCAATGTCGTCGAATGTCAAAGTTAGAAGAGATAATGAACTGTTAGAGAAATTCTTAGGAGAAAAAGGAATATCTAGTCGTTCAGATTTTGATCCATGGATTCCCCTGGATGTTGGCATGAGTAAGCTTGAAAGAGACAAAGTCTTTTCAAAGGCGGGGACTCGATGCACACCAATGGTGTTTGCTAATGATGTGTTCATTGGCAATTACGAGGACGTGTTAATTATGGATAAGCAAGGATTATTTGACAGATACTTAAAATGA